The genome window ATAAACTGTCTGCGCTGTTCAAGGCTGGCGCTGTTTTCCCTAACTAGTTTATCAAGCAAATAAAAGGTGGTCGGCAATGTACTGGCCACCTGAAGTATTTATCTGCACGACAATAAAATAATACGAAGGATAAATCATGCAAAGCACATCACAACTTGCGCGAGGGCTTTCTGCGCGTCACATTCGATTTATGGCTTTAGGTTCTGCGATTGGTACAGGTTTATTTTATGGTTCAGCTAAAGCAATAGAAACCGCTGGGCCTGCGGTATTACTCGCTTATATTATCGGCGGTGCCGCTGTATTTATGGTCATGAGAGCACTGGGTGAAATGGCCGTCCACCGGCCACTTGCGGGATCGTTCTCACAGTACGCTAGCCATTATTTAGGGGCTAGAGCCGGTTTTTTTGCGGGTTGGACTTATGTTTTTGAAATGCTCATTGTTTGCTTGGCGGACGTGACAGCATTTGGTGTGTATATGAAACTGTGGTTTCCTGAGGTTGCGCAGTGGATCTGGGTATTGAGCATTATTTTCTTTATTGGTGCAATAAACCTATGCCATGTGAAAACTTTCGGCGAAATGGAATTTTGGCTGTCAATCATTAAAGTTATCGCGATTATTGCGATGATTGTTGGTGGTGCCGCTATTATGATGTTTGGTTTTGGCCAAGCGGCTGATCATGCGGTTGGGGTATCAAACTTATTTATTCACGATGGGTTTATGCCAAATGGTATTGGTGGGGTGATTGCGTCCTTTGCCGTGGTGATGTTTGCGTTCGGGGGAATTGAAGTTATTGGCATTACAGCGAGTGAAGCGAAAAACCCTGAAACCACGATTCCAAGAGCGATTAATGCCGTGCCAATTCGTATCTTACTGTTTTATGTCCTGACTTTATTTGTCTTGATGTGCATTTACCCATGGAACCAAATTGGGCAGCAAGGTAGCCCGTTTGTGCAAATTTTCGATAGTTTAGGTATTCAATCTGCAGCGAATATCTTAAATATTGTGGTGATCACTGCGGCAATTTCGGCAATTAACAGCGATATCTTTGGTGCTGGGCGTATGATGTATGGCATGGCACATGAAGGACAAGCACCGAAAGCCTTTACTAAGCTGACAAAAAATGGTGTGCCTTGGATGACGGTATTAGTGATGGTCGCGGTATTGCTGGTGGGTGTGGTATTGAACTATGTCATCCCTGATGATGTGTTTGTGGTGATTGCGTCAATTGCGACGTTTGCAACGATTTGGGTATGGTTGATGATCTTACTGTCGCAGTTTGCAATGCGCAAAAAAATGTCGCCAGAAGAAATTAGCCAATTAAAATTTCCTGTACCTATGTGGCCTGTTGCTCCTATTTTAGCCATCGCATTTATGGTATTTGTTTTTGGTGTTTTGGGATATTTTGAATCGACACGAATTGCATTATATGTCGGCGTTGTTTGGTTAGTATTGCTGACTATCGCCTATGCACTTTGGGTAAAAAAGCCAGCGAAAGAGGCGGAAGTGGTACTGCAAAACGAAAGTTAGTATCGTGACTTCTTTACTGAACAGGTTATTTTTCTTCACGCCCTTTAGCTAAAATAAAGGGCGTTTTTACGACCAAAGATGCTTCAATAAGCGCGATAACCAGATTTCCTCAGCAAATTTTATTACATTAATCTGCTGATTTGTCTTTCACTTCGTGGCAAACTTTAGCTATTCATATATTCCCTTTCAAAATACAGGCTGGAGAACCCCTTCTTGGAAAAGATTTTCGTTGATGAAGCCGTTGCAGAACTTCATACCATTCAAGATATTTTACGTTGGACAATGAGCCGCTTTAATGCTGCCAATGTGTACTATGGTCACGGTACAGATAACCCATGGGATGAGGCGCTACAATTGGTGTTACCAACACTTTACTTGCCTCTAGACCTGCCCGATGAGTTATTAACATCCCGCTTAACGCCAACAGAACGCCACCGCATTATTGAGCGTGTCTTGCGACGTATTAATGATCGTATTCCGGTTGCATATCTGACTAATCGCTCATGGTTCTGTGGCCATGAATTTTATGTTGATGAACGAGTGCTTATCCCTCGCTCGCCAATTGGTGAATTAATCAATAACCACTTTGTTGGCTTAGTGGCGGATGAGCCACAAACTATTCTTGATTTATGTACCGGAAGTGGTTGTATTGCGATTGCTTGTGCTTATGAATTCCCTGATGCAGAAGTCGATGCGGTTGATATTTCAAGTGATGTGCTAAGCGTTGCTGAGCAAAATATTGCTAATCATGGTTTAGATCACCGGGTGATACCGATTCGCTCTGACTTATTCCGTGATATGCCAGAGGTCAAATATGATCTGATCGTGACAAATCCACCGTATGTTGATGCGGAAGATATGGACGATTTACCAGAAGAGTTTCGTGTCGAACCTGAATTAGCACTTGCTGCCGGAAGTGATGGTTTGAAACTGGTGCGTCGTATTTTAGCGAATGCACCGCGTTTTCTGACGGAAGAAGGGGTGTTAGTGTGTGAAGTGGGTAACAGCATGGTTCATCTGATTGAACAATATCCTGAAATTCCATTTATTTGGCTGGACTTCGAATACGGCGGTGATGGTGTGTTTATGTTAACTCGTGAACAACTTGTTGAGCATCACGCACATTTTGAGCTTTATATCGATTAATCAACAGTTGCGTGATGTTCTAAGATCATGTAATCAATAATAACGACACAACGATATAATAATTAACAACCAAAATTCTTGATAAAACAAGAATGGCTTAGAATAGGAAACTCCGATGGCAGGAAATTCAATTGGGCAACTGTTTCGTGTGACCACATTTGGCGAGTCACATGGCATTGCATTAGGTTGCATCGTCGATGGGGTTCCCCCAGGTTTAGCATTGACAGAAGCCGATTTACAAAAAGATTTAGACCGTCGTCGCCCGGGAACATCACGTTATACGACTGCGCGCCGTGAACCTGATCAAGTGAAGATTTTATCGGGTGTCTTTAATGGTGTGACAACCGGAACTAGCATTGGCTTACTCATTGAAAACACTGACCAACGTTCGCAAGATTATGGTGCAATCAAAGACGTGTTTAGGCCCGGCCATGCAGATTACACATATGAACAAAAGTATGGTCAGCGTGATTATCGTGGTGGTGGTCGCTCATCAGCACGTGAAACGGCAATGCGTGTTGCAGCAGGTGCGATTGCGAAAAAGTATTTACAAGAAAAGCTTGGCGTGCAAATTCATGGATGCTTAACACAAATGGGATCAGTCGCATGTGAAATTAAAGACTGGTCAATTGTCGAAGAAAATCCATTCTTTTGTCCAGATCCTAGCAAATTAGAGGCTCTTGACGAGTTATTGCGCGGTTTAAAGAAAGAAGGTGATTCGATTGGCGCTAAAATTACCGTTATTGCAGAGCATGTGCCTGCGGGCTTAGGTGAGCCGGTATTTGACCGTTTAGATGCCGATCTCGCTCACGCGTTGATGAGTATTAACGCAGTGAAAGGTGTGGAAATTGGTGATGGCTTCGGTGTTATTGCGCTCAAAGGCAGTGAAAACCGTGATGAAATTACCCGTAATGGTTTCACATCAAACCATGCAGGCGGTATCTTAGGCGGTATTAGCAGTAGCCAGCCTATTATTGCGCATATTGCGTTAAAACCGACATCCAGTATTACCGTTTCAGGTAAAACACTCAACCGTGATGGCGAAGAAGTTGAAATGATCACCAAAGGGCGTCATGACCCTTGTGTGGGAATTCGTGCAGTGCCGATAGCAGAAGCAATGATGGCGATTGTTCTAATGGACCACTATTTACGTCATCGTGGTCAGTGCTCGGATGTAACGCCAGCAATGAAACCGTTTGAATAATCGGTTTTACTGTGTTTTATGTAGTGACAACAAAGCGGCCTAGTAGGTCGCTTTGTTGATGATGAAGGTTCGGATGAAGCCTCCTAAAAATACCTCATCTAGGTTGTGATATTACCAAAGCTGTTTGGCGATATATTCACATCAACATCATGATATTTCTTCTCTTTGGATAGTAAAATGGATTGGCTAACAGCCGTTGCTCCTGAAGTTTACGCTTTACTCTTCTTTGTTGCGCTATTTGCAGGGTTTATTGACTCCATCGCGGGTGGTGGTGGGCTATTAACGATCCCAGCTCTGTTATCCGTGGGAATCACACCAGTTGAAGCGTTAGCAACCAATAAATTGCAAGCTGTTGGCGGTTCGTTTTCTTCAACACTCTATTTTGTCAGGCGCAAAGCTATAGATTTACGAGAACAATTGTTTCCGTTCATTATGACCATGATTGGTGCCATGTTGGGTGCGATTGTCATTCAAATGATTGATACCGCGTTCTTAAAACAACTGTTGCCTATCTTGGTGATTTGTGTCGGTTTATACTTTTTATTAACGCCATCAATCGGTGTGCAAGACCGCCAACAACGTATCAGCATGCCATTTTTCGGGGTGGCAATTGGGATGACACTGGGTTTTTATGATGGTGCATTTGGCCCCGGAACCGGTTCATTTTTGGCGTTAGGCTATGTTCTGCTGCTCGGCTATAATCTTGCTAAAGCCACCGCCCACGCGAAGTTACTTAATTTTGCCTCTAATTTTGGCTCTTTAGTGTTCTTTATTATCGGGGGTCATGTTCTTTGGGCCTTAGGTTTTGTTATGCTAATCGGCCAAATGGTTGGCGCTCGTTTAGGTGCGCGTTTTGGTCTTAACCAAAGGACAAAAACTGATCAGGCCAATGATCGTGGTGATTTCGTTACTGATGAGTATTAAATTACTCAATGATAGCCATGGTGACGTGATTAAAGCTTGGTTTCTCTCATTATTTTAAGATGATTTAAATTATTCATGAGTACACATAATTATCAGGATCTAATCAATATCTTTGATGAATGTTTTGGTGTGACATATAACACCAGGCTGGTAAAAGGGGATGATGAACCCATTTATTTACCTGCTGATGAGGCTGTGCCTTATCATCGTATCGTATTTGCACACGGTTTTTTCACTAGTGGTCTGCATGAAATCTCACATTGGTGTATCGCAGGGGAAGCAAGGCGCCAGCAAGTCGATTACGGCTATTGGTATTGCCCTGATGGTCGAGATGAAAAACACAGTGTGAATTTGAAGTGGTGGAGATCAAACCTCAAGCGCTAGACTGGCTGTTTTGTGTTGCCGTTGGCATTCCATTTAATGTCAGCTGTGACAACTTAGAAGGGGATTTTGAGCCTGATCGCATTGCGTTTATGCGCAAAGTTCATGCGCAAGTGATGCTTTATTTAGAAAATGGTATCCCTGAACGCCCATTACGCTTTATTAATGCGTTACAATTGTTTTACAATACGCCACCTCTTTGTGCAGAAGCTTTTCCTTATCCGGAAGATATTTTTGCCTAATGAACACACATTTAAGTAAGGATTAAGCATGCTTGCGGATTTAGAAACACGCATACTAACGAAGATTGATGATATGGTTGAGCACGCGAGTGATGATGAACTCTTCGCTGGCGGCTATTTGCGTGGTCACTTAACCCTTGCTGTAGCTGAGCTGGAAGAAGAAAACGAAACTAGCTCTGAAGCATTATATCAACGTGTCGAAGTCAGTATTCAAAATGCCATCAAAGCTGGCGAATTGACACCACCAGACCAAGTACTGGTATTAGATATGTGGAAAAACTTATTAAATAACGCAATTTAATTTGTAATGTTATACATTGAAAGCGGGGAAACCCGCTTTTTTGTTAGCTAAATTTTGTTGTGAGTAAAAATTATGGCGAATATTCGTTTAGCAACCCCCTTCGATGCCAAACATCTTCCTGCCGTGGAAATTTCTGCAGGGCAGGCATTCACGAGTATCGAAAAATATCAATGGCTTGCCGAAGGTGATGGGCAAACAGAGCAAGACCACCTCGATTTTATTTCCGAGCAATTAGAATGGGTTGCGGTGAATGATTGCGATGAACCAATTGGTTTTATCAATGCTGAAGATCATCATACTAGCCTACATATTTGTGAGGTTTCTGTCTGCCAGCAATGGCAAGGGCAGGGTTGGGGTAAAAAGCTGATTAAGCAGGTTCTTGATGCCGCTTTGGCACGGAATATCACGGTAGTGACATTGACCACTTGCCGTGATGTGCCTTGGAATGCACCTTATTACCAACGCTTAGGTTTTAAAATTCTTGCAATTAATGAGTTAACCACCGAGTTACAGGCTATTTTACAGTCTGAAGTCGAGGCGGGGTTTGCCGCTGAAGACCGTTGTGCAATGGCTATCTCATTAACATAAGGTATTAATAAGGGAGTTTAATAGGGCGACCTAATAATAATTTCCTTACCCAAAAACGGTTTGGGTTCAATTCTGCAAGGGTTTCATCGTCGAGCGGGAGTATTTGCCCAAAAATTTGAGCAGCCAGCAATTCCGCACAAAGGGGGGCAGTGGATAACCCTCTTGACCCTAATGCCCCAAAAATAAATAAATTTGGGTGCACAGGCGCTAGTGCAATAGGCTGCTCTTTGGCAATTTTGCTGGGTAAATCATGGTAATGCGCCAGATGTTGTTCAAAATCAGGCACATTGCCTAATAAGGGAAAGTGGTCGCGAATAACACAACGAATACCTTGGCGTGAATGTTGTTGCGAGATGTCGATATCCCTAGGCCAAGTTACATCAGGTAGGTTATCAATCAGTTTTTGGCGGTTTCCTTGTTGCTCTTCCTCGCTATAATCTAAATCGAGTCGCTCACGTTGGTAGCTAGCACCTAAGCAATGTTGTGTACCGGAGGCATCGGCAGGGGTTAAATATCCTTCAAAACACAGAACATTTTTCAATTGTTGTAGGGTGTGATTGGTAGGAATGTGGCTCACTTGCCCACGCACAGGTGAGATAGGTAAATTGAAGGTTTGAGCAAATTGGCGCAGTTTGTGCCCATTGGCAATAATGACAGTTGAGTGAACACGTGTTAGCTCTTTTTGTGATGTTG of Providencia rettgeri contains these proteins:
- a CDS encoding Protein of uncharacterised function, DUF462, which codes for MVEIKPQALDWLFCVAVGIPFNVSCDNLEGDFEPDRIAFMRKVHAQVMLYLENGIPERPLRFINALQLFYNTPPLCAEAFPYPEDIFA
- the prmB gene encoding 50S ribosomal protein L3 glutamine methyltransferase yields the protein MEKIFVDEAVAELHTIQDILRWTMSRFNAANVYYGHGTDNPWDEALQLVLPTLYLPLDLPDELLTSRLTPTERHRIIERVLRRINDRIPVAYLTNRSWFCGHEFYVDERVLIPRSPIGELINNHFVGLVADEPQTILDLCTGSGCIAIACAYEFPDAEVDAVDISSDVLSVAEQNIANHGLDHRVIPIRSDLFRDMPEVKYDLIVTNPPYVDAEDMDDLPEEFRVEPELALAAGSDGLKLVRRILANAPRFLTEEGVLVCEVGNSMVHLIEQYPEIPFIWLDFEYGGDGVFMLTREQLVEHHAHFELYID
- a CDS encoding putative acetyltransferase, which encodes MANIRLATPFDAKHLPAVEISAGQAFTSIEKYQWLAEGDGQTEQDHLDFISEQLEWVAVNDCDEPIGFINAEDHHTSLHICEVSVCQQWQGQGWGKKLIKQVLDAALARNITVVTLTTCRDVPWNAPYYQRLGFKILAINELTTELQAILQSEVEAGFAAEDRCAMAISLT
- the proY_2 gene encoding Proline-specific permease ProY is translated as MQSTSQLARGLSARHIRFMALGSAIGTGLFYGSAKAIETAGPAVLLAYIIGGAAVFMVMRALGEMAVHRPLAGSFSQYASHYLGARAGFFAGWTYVFEMLIVCLADVTAFGVYMKLWFPEVAQWIWVLSIIFFIGAINLCHVKTFGEMEFWLSIIKVIAIIAMIVGGAAIMMFGFGQAADHAVGVSNLFIHDGFMPNGIGGVIASFAVVMFAFGGIEVIGITASEAKNPETTIPRAINAVPIRILLFYVLTLFVLMCIYPWNQIGQQGSPFVQIFDSLGIQSAANILNIVVITAAISAINSDIFGAGRMMYGMAHEGQAPKAFTKLTKNGVPWMTVLVMVAVLLVGVVLNYVIPDDVFVVIASIATFATIWVWLMILLSQFAMRKKMSPEEISQLKFPVPMWPVAPILAIAFMVFVFGVLGYFESTRIALYVGVVWLVLLTIAYALWVKKPAKEAEVVLQNES
- the yfcA gene encoding Sulfite exporter TauE/SafE, encoding MDWLTAVAPEVYALLFFVALFAGFIDSIAGGGGLLTIPALLSVGITPVEALATNKLQAVGGSFSSTLYFVRRKAIDLREQLFPFIMTMIGAMLGAIVIQMIDTAFLKQLLPILVICVGLYFLLTPSIGVQDRQQRISMPFFGVAIGMTLGFYDGAFGPGTGSFLALGYVLLLGYNLAKATAHAKLLNFASNFGSLVFFIIGGHVLWALGFVMLIGQMVGARLGARFGLNQRTKTDQANDRGDFVTDEY
- the aroC gene encoding Chorismate synthase translates to MAGNSIGQLFRVTTFGESHGIALGCIVDGVPPGLALTEADLQKDLDRRRPGTSRYTTARREPDQVKILSGVFNGVTTGTSIGLLIENTDQRSQDYGAIKDVFRPGHADYTYEQKYGQRDYRGGGRSSARETAMRVAAGAIAKKYLQEKLGVQIHGCLTQMGSVACEIKDWSIVEENPFFCPDPSKLEALDELLRGLKKEGDSIGAKITVIAEHVPAGLGEPVFDRLDADLAHALMSINAVKGVEIGDGFGVIALKGSENRDEITRNGFTSNHAGGILGGISSSQPIIAHIALKPTSSITVSGKTLNRDGEEVEMITKGRHDPCVGIRAVPIAEAMMAIVLMDHYLRHRGQCSDVTPAMKPFE
- a CDS encoding Protein of uncharacterised function, DUF462; the encoded protein is MSTHNYQDLINIFDECFGVTYNTRLVKGDDEPIYLPADEAVPYHRIVFAHGFFTSGLHEISHWCIAGEARRQQVDYGYWYCPDGRDEKHSVNLKWWRSNLKR
- a CDS encoding YfcL protein, which encodes MLADLETRILTKIDDMVEHASDDELFAGGYLRGHLTLAVAELEEENETSSEALYQRVEVSIQNAIKAGELTPPDQVLVLDMWKNLLNNAI